CCTCCCTCACCGGCCTGTCCCCCACCAACCCAGCTCCTTATCCGGGCGGCACTGGTATCCTTATGTGACTCCGTGCTCTTTGAGGTCCCCGGAAACATCCAGTTAGCCCAACTTAAAGCGAAGCTATACCCTTGTGTCCCGGACCAGAAGACCAACTTCCATACCAGAGAGCTGGCCAATAGCAGTCTAAAGACTGCTATTGAaaacttaagtttttaatgttatttatttatttaatctttatttttgagagagagagagagtgagggtgagcgggggaggaacagagagagggagacacagaatccgaagcaggccccaggctctgagctgttagcacggagcccgatgcggagctcgaacccacgaatcgcgaggccatgacctgggctgaagtcggatgcttaaccgactgagccaccctggtgcccccgcAGCTGTAGTTTTCCATGCCCTCCCTCGCCCTTTGCTGCCTTGCAAGTTTCCACACCTGTCGCTTTTGTCGCTGGCACGGGCTGAAGAAAGAGGGTGTTGGCTGTGTGCCTGGGTGGTCTGAGCATTTCTCTGTGGGTTGTGAGCCCAACCGGTGCAAGCGTGAGGAGGTCTCTGCACAGACGTTGTGGCGAATCCTTCTAAGGTGCGGGCAGCCGGGCTTCTAGCGGGATGTTCTCCGGGTTGGGAACGAGAACGTAATCGTTCTTCCTCGAGCCCCCGAAGCAGCGTGCAGCGCACCTCGTTAGCGCGTGGGTACGTTGATTTCGGCAGCAAACGTGGATCGAGTCCCTCCTCTGTGTCACGAAGGATGGTGGGGATTCTAGGGGATGGGGACACGACAGTGAACAAAACCGCTTCTGCCTTCAAGGGACCTAGATTCTAGTTGGAAAGGTGGACACTGAATAGATCCCAACGGCAGCTCATGAGGAACAACGGAGCGTGGAGAAGGATGGAGACCCTTCTTTTAGACTTGGGTGATGCGCGTGTAATAATATGTGATTATTTTAGACCGGGGTTTAGGAGGGTCTGAGCGGaagcctggaggaggtgagggtgcCGGCCGCCGAATGGCCTGGGGAGGTGTCCCCAGGAGCAGtgggtgcaaaggccctgaggcaggagcgcGGTGTCGTAGGAGTGCTAGCAAGCGAGGCCTGACTGGAAGCTGGGGATTATGGGCTTTCGAAGTTTTTGTTTTAGGGGTCaaatactgaattttttatttctgttaagcTGCCTGCtcacccccttctctcttctccccaggtTCAAGGATGGCCCAGCCGCTGCCCTCGAACCATCCTATCGCTACGGTGAGCGGGTGTccttgggtggggtggggccgcTGGGTGGGCCGGGCGAGGGGGTTAGTttgtgccctgcccccccccatccctgaCCCCTCCCGGCTTCTGTTGCAGATGATCAGGCCTGGGCTCGGCCCCCCAAGCCCCCCACTTTTAGGGAGTTCCTGTCCCAGCACAAAGCGGAGGTCAGCCGCAGGAGGAAGAAGGGTAGCCGATCCCAGACCAAGGCAGCCCCTCGTGCCTACAGGTGGGGGCACCCCTTCCCCTGGCGTGTGCAGGCCCCCCCACTCGGAGCAGGGCCATGTGGCTCTAGACCTGGTTGTCCTGACGTGTATGTGTGGCTTTGTCTTTGCCGTCTCGTCCCTGTCTGTTCTCGGGTACGTGTGTCTCTCTTGTGGGTCAGGCTCTTGCTTCTGGGGAGTTGGGGCCTCCGTCTCTGCTCTACCCCCATCCCTCTCCTCGTCCCCCCTCTTCTTTTCTGCCACCTGGCCCCCCTCCATCTATCTGTGCCTGATAACCTGGGGACACAGACCCGCCGTTTCCTCCTTAGTGCTCCAGCATGCTGGGTCCTCACCCGCAAACCTACAACCCCCTCTCGCCCGGAGTTGAATTTTGCAGCTCTTCTCCGGAGAGGATCTGGAGGTGGGAAGCCCCTTCCCATCCACCTGGGCCTCACCCCTCTCCTTGGTCCCCTCCAGTGACCATGACGACCGCTGGGAGACGAAGGAGGCAGCATCCCCAGCCCCTGAGGCCCCACAGCCCCCCCCACCCGAGGAGACGCCGGTGCAGGTGAGGCAGGCTGTCCTCTccgggcaggggggtgggggtgctccggGTCCACGCCCGCTCCCCCGACCTGCCCTGTGCTCCCGCAGCCGCTGGAGACCCCAGCTCCTCCTGCCCACCGGCCTCCTGAGGATGACGGGGAGGAGGACGAGGGGGAGGATGAGGAGTGGGAAGAtgtgagtgaggaggaggaggagatcgaggaggaggaggaggaagaggccatCGAGGAGGAAGAAGAACCAGCCCAAGACCACCAACCCCAGGAGGCTGCGCCCACCGGAAGCCCCACCGGTGAGCAGGCTGACAAAGAGCCTTCCAGGCCAGAGGAGCCCCTGCCACTTCCCCCGGCCCCTGCCACGCCTTCTAGCCCCTTCTCGCCCCTTGGGGGCCACCAGCCCGTGTCTGACTGGGGTGAAGAGGCGGAGCTGAATACTTGCCCCAACGCTgatgccctctccctctctccgggTGAGGCCTGGCCATTTGGAAATGCATGAAGCTggctgcttgtgtgtgtgctggAGGGGTGCACTGGCAGGCGGGGAACCGTCGGGGGCTGGGTTCCCCCGCCCCCTTCACTGGGACCCCGTGTACCCACCACCCCAATGGGTAGGGAGGACAGTCCATGCCTGTCTCTGgaatgcctccccccccccccagatcctGCCCGTGCTGTGGGCCACAGAGGCCCCTCCCCAATAAAGAGTTCACGTCCTCGAATGATATTCCCCAGGTGTGTCCTTGAacaccccctcccactcccccaggGCCTTCTCTCTCACGGTGGGGGGAAATATGGAGGGGTAGGGGCTTGACTgggcctccccccttccccaggagGTGACCAgccagcccctgcctccctcgAGAGTGGGCCCTGCCTCCCAGGAACCCAGAAAGCTGAAGAGGAAGGGTCTGAGGCAGCTTCAGGTGGGGGAGTGGACGGGGCCCCAGAAGAtggccttcttcctctttttctccccctggggctgaggggagggctTGGGGAGAGGATAGAGTGGAGCTGGGTGTGCGGGGAAGCCgcggatggggggcggggaggggtgaggCTACAACGCTTGGGATTGGGTGAGATTGGAGCCCAGGTCAAGGGGGTGGAGCTAAATGGAGGCCCTCTGGGGCCTAGCGCTTGGAagaatggtgggggaggggagcgagggTGGGATTAGGATTTAGAGGCTGACCCCAGGGCTTGGGGGATAAAGTCTAAATATGATGGGGTGGGACTAGGCCCAAGGGGTAGGGCTAAGGGCAGGATTAGGAATTTAAATAGGTCGTCTTCAGCCAGACCACCCTGAGCGTGCCCTATGTCGTCTGATcgcggaagctaagcagggtcgggcctggttagtacttggatgggaggaATTTAAATAGGTCAAAAgtaagaatgggggggggggggtctaagCGAGTAGAGGAAATCAGAATCGAAATGCATTTCCCGTTAGAATGTTGGGCCCAACCACCTCCATCAGTGCGAGCCGGGTTGGGAACCAGGGACCTCCCCAGGCGTGACATTAGAGTTTGGGGGGCAGAGCGAAGGGAGATCTGGTTAGAACTCAGGTGGGCAAGGGCAAAGGGGGGCAGGGGCAAGAGGGCGGGCACTCTTGGGGCTAGTTTAGGTCCGTGGGGGACTGGGCGGGACTGGGGGAGGCTGGAGTCTGAGAGGACAGAGTTTAGGACGGTCGGCGAGGGCAGGGTGTCCAGGCGTTTCTCGTCTTCGTCTCTGGGCCCTTTGCTGGCCAAGTGACTGATCTCGCTGTACCAGATAGCTTCCTCGATTGTAAATAGGGTTCTGCTGGGGTGCATGCAGTTTGTGGGGCCCGCTGCGAGGATTAAAGGGAGTCCGAGGCCCATAAACCATTTAGCGCAGGGCGACTGAAGCTAGGCTCAGTTGGGATCAGAGACGGAACTAGACGGGTAGAGGGTGGGGGAAACTGTTCCCTCCGCTGactgccccttctctcccccagagGCGGGCACTGAGGGTCAGGAGACCGCGGAGATCACCGACTTCCAGAGGGTGCGTTTCTGCAAGGTGGTGGCGGCCGCTCCGCCACCGGGGGCCGCCCGCTGACCGCGCCTGCAGACTGCGGCCTCCGCGTTCTGCACTAACCTCCTGCCGCCTTgctcctctgtcctctgcttcCGTCACGCTCCAGCCAGGAGAGGGTTAAATGTAAGGGGGGCGGAGTCAGGGCCAGTGAACGGGGTGGGACCAGGGCAATAGGCAAATCTCACGAATGGGGGGCGCCGTGGCACCGGGAGGGTTGAGACGCCCCCGAGTTACCCACCTAATGGCAGCCATGGGGGGGCTAGGTGCCGGTCCCCGGATCTAGATTCCCGCCTCCTGGAGTTTCCATCTGGGGCATGGCAAATAGCCGGTGACTCTCCCGCAGGACTCGGAATTACTAGGCCACCGGCCTTCTCTTATTAAACGCAGTGCTTCCGCTAACCTTTGAACTGTGTTTCTGGAGGGCAGGCAGGCTGGGTTGCTGTGCTTGGCGGGCTTTTCCATGGCGGAAGAGGCGGGAGGAAGGGGtcttccttcctccactccccTGATAcgtcttccctcccccccctctcgcAGGCCTCCCCGAATTCCTGAAGACGCTGCTGGGAGGGGACTGAAGCTTCCCCGCCTTGATGGGGAGGGGGCGGCAGGAGGGGGTTAGTCTGGATTTCCAGGCTGCGCTCTCTCCTCCCCGGAGACTGCTCTGGATCCCATGACtttagggagagggagaaactgagggtggtggggaggcgtTGGGGAAGGGGCGTGACTGGCTTATGGGGCAGAGCTGGAGCTTCGGGGCGTTGAATTTAGATCTCTGGACGCGAAGTAAGGATGAGGTGCCGTGAGGGGCGTGGCTAGGGTGCCTGGGCGGGGCCACAACTCTCGTGGGTGAGGTTGGGACCTAGGCGGGCCTTAGATGTGGTATGGGGCCGCGACAGCAGGTTTAGATGCGAGTTCTTAACGCGGCTGTGGGGGGCAGTCCTCGGTGGAGGGCGTGGTCAATGCGGTGCTAGAACCAATGGGCTGAGGCGGCGGAAAGTTGCGGAGCCTGGACTAGAGAGTGTGAAtccaaggagaggagagggtggcTTCGAGTGCTAGAATCGAGTGTGATTCAGAGAAAGGCAAGTTAGAAGCGGGGAGGACCTGCGGCTAAGGCGGGGCGGGGTTTGTGAGGCTTGAACCTCGTAAGGGCTTGGGGCTCGGAGGCTGGGCTTCGATGCCTGGGAGAAGTCTGTGTCCCGAAAGGGGACGCGGTTGGGGCGCGGGGAGGAGGCCAGAAGGAGGAGGGCGGGGCTAAGTGCTGGGCGAGTTCGCATTTAAGAGGTGTGGGCGTCACACCGAAGCCTGGCAGTAGTTGCCAGCTGCGTTTGCGGGCCTGGGGCGGGGTCAGAGccaagtgggggtggggtcagggcGCTAGTTAAGTCTTAGCTTGATATTGGTTGGCTGgagtctggggagggggtgggtccAGGACGCGGAGGAGACCAACCCGCGCGGGGGCGTGATCATCCTGGCGGGGGCGGGGTTGGATCAAGGCGATGCAGAGCGCGGAGgcgggcccggggagggggcgggcccagggcgcgggggcggggcctgtgcGGGCCGCTGCGCCGGGCGGAGTGGGCTGCGGGGATGCGGGGCACGAGCTGCGTGGGCGGCGGCGGCGAGAGCCCGGGTGGCGCCGGGCTGAGCGAGGGCCCGCGGGGCCGCTGGCTGCGCCTGGCCCCCGTCTGCGCCTACTTCCTCTGCGTCTCGTTGGCCGCCGTGCTGCTCGCCGTCTACTACGGTCTCATCTGGGTTCCCACGCGGCCCCCCGCAGGCCCCGCCGGCCCGCCGCCCAGCGCGCCGTCTCCTCCGTGCGCCGCCCGCCCGGGCGCGCCGCCTGCCCCGGCGCCTGCCGCTGCCTCGATCTCCTGCCTCCTGGGAGCCCCCGGCGGGCCGCGACCCCAGCTCGAGCTGCcgcgcagccgccgccgccgccgccacagcGACCACAGCCGCCGCCCGAACCACCGCCAGACACCCAGAGAGAGGCCGGAGGCCGCGGGGGGCCGAGGACCCGGGTAGCCGTCCCTTCCACCCCCTGCTGGATCTCCGGCCCTCGAGAGGCCGGCGCCCCCGCGGCGGATGCTCCGTACCCGGTCAGGCCCGGGCTCCGTCAGGACATCGCCCAGCGTCTCCGGAGTCGTCATCCTGAAGAATGGGGAGCGAAGGGGAGCTGGCTTGGGGCCTCGCTCCTCTGCCGTCAGGCTTCTCCGCCATCAGGCTCCTCTGCCATCAGACCGGGGTCCTCCGCCATCTGGCAGACCCTCTCCTGACCTCTGCCTTCTGACCCCGTCCATGGGattctgagcacagagcccacaacCCGCCCTCCTCCTCT
The Lynx canadensis isolate LIC74 chromosome E2, mLynCan4.pri.v2, whole genome shotgun sequence genome window above contains:
- the INAFM1 gene encoding putative transmembrane protein INAFM1, coding for MRGTSCVGGGGESPGGAGLSEGPRGRWLRLAPVCAYFLCVSLAAVLLAVYYGLIWVPTRPPAGPAGPPPSAPSPPCAARPGAPPAPAPAAASISCLLGAPGGPRPQLELPRSRRRRRHSDHSRRPNHRQTPRERPEAAGGRGPG